The following coding sequences are from one Solea solea chromosome 4, fSolSol10.1, whole genome shotgun sequence window:
- the LOC131458492 gene encoding RAC-beta serine/threonine-protein kinase-like, whose protein sequence is MNEVNVVREGWLQKRGEYIKTWRPRYFILKNDGSFIGYKEKPDLNNQISPPLNNFSVAECQLMKTERPRSNTFVIRCLQWTTVIERTFYVDSNEEREEWMRAIQSVANSLKMREQEDEEPMDMFGSPSESSLEEMEVAMSKSRNKVNMSDFEYLKLLGKGTFGKVILVKEKSTGVHYAMKILRKEVIIAKDEVAHTVTESRVLQNTRHPFLTTLKYAFQTHDRLCFVMEYANGGELFFHLSRERVFTEDRARFYGAEIVSALEYLHSSDVVYRDLKLENLMLDKDGHIKITDFGLCKEGITPDATMKTFCGTPEYLAPEVLEDNDYGRAVDWWGLGVVMYEMMCGRLPFYNQDHERLFELILMEEIRFPRNLSPEAKSLLAGLLKKDPKQRLGGGPNDAKDVTTHKFFVSINWQDVVQKKLTPLFRPQVTSETDTRYFDEEFTAQTITLTPPDKYASLDCEDPTQQQAHFPQFSYSASIRE, encoded by the exons ATGAATGAAGTTAATGTAGTCAGAGAGGGCTGGCTTCAAAAAAGAG GTGAATATATCAAAACATGGAGGCCCAGGTATTTCATCCTAAAGAATGATGGCTCCTTCATCGGCTACAAGGAGAAACCTGACCTAAACAACCAGATTTCACCACCACTCAACAATTTCTCAGTGGCAG aatGCCAGTTAATGAAGACAGAAAGACCCCGGTCGAACACGTTTGTCATCCGTTGCCTACAGTGGACCACAGTTATTGAACGCACCTTTTATGTGGATAGTAATGAGGAAAG AGAGGAGTGGATGCGTGCTATACAATCTGTGGCAAATAGTCTGAAGATGCGAGAACAGGAGGACGAGGAACCAATGGATATGTTTGGCTCTCCCAGCGAAAGCAGCCTGGAAGAGATGGAGGTGGCGATGTCCAAGAGCCGCAACAAAGTG AATATGAGTGACTTTGAGTACCTGAAGCTGCTCGGCAAGGGGACATTTGGGAAGGTGATTCTTGTCAAAGAGAAATCTACTGGAGTACATTATGCCATGAAAATACTGCGCAAGGAGGTCATTATAGCCAAG GACGAGGTGGCCCACACAGTTACAGAGAGCAGAGTGTTACAAAACACACGACATCCCTTTCTCACG ACATTGAAGTATGCTTTCCAAACTCATGATCGACTCTGTTTCGTAATGGAATATGCCAACGGAGGCGAG CTCTTCTTCCACCTGTCAAGGGAGCGAGTGTTCACAGAAGACCGGGCACGCTTCTATGGAGCAGAGATCGTGTCGGCCCTCGAGTACCTGCATTCAAGTGACGTCGTTTACCGTGATCTGAAG CTGGAGAATCTGATGCTGGACAAAGACGGCCATATCAAAATTACCGACTTCGGCCTCTGTAAGGAGGGCATTACTCCAGATGCTACCATGAAAACCTTCTGTGGAACCCCTGAATATCTCGCACCTGAA gTCCTGGAAGATAATGACTACGGCCGGGCGGTGGACTGGTGGGGTCTGGGTGTGGTCATGTATGAGATGATGTGTGGACGCCTGCCTTTCTACAACCAGGACCATGAGCGTTTGTTTGAGCTCATCCTCATGGAGGAGATCCGCTTCCCCAGGAACCTGTCGCCGGAGGCCAAGTCCCTGCTTGCTGGCCTGCTCAAGAAGGACCCCaaacagag GTTAGGTGGAGGTCCCAACGATGCCAAAGACGTGACGACTCACAAATTTTTCGTCAGCATCAACTGGCAGGATGTGGTGCAGAAGAAG CTCACCCCACTCTTCAGACCACAAGTGACATCAGAGACAGACACCCGGTACTTCGATGAAGAGTTCACGGCGCAGACCATCACACTTACCCCTCCGGACAAGT
- the LOC131458489 gene encoding vasodilator-stimulated phosphoprotein-like has translation MAESSICQVRATVMMYDEATKRWMPVGSDSPSFSRVQIYHNPAANTFRVVGRKLQADQQVVINCPIIRGMKYNQATPNFHQWRDHKQVWGMNFGSKEDAASFAASMLHALEALSAAAGPAPCGPSAQELEQQRRLEQTRQEEQQREKERLEREKQASAAASPLPPAPPAPPAPPAPSAPPAPPIPPAPPAPPPPPCPPPSSGSGPPAPPPPPLTGGSGSVPPAPPSPPAGGSLGGNNLAAALAGTKLRKAKNENDAAAPKPAPASSGGGGGNLMGEMSAILARRRKAADSPAAKKEEPPTGDVDCSPSKPSGLREINEKPREKCATMPRPKSSSNNRRDSNPSPSASTPPPCNATTNALSRMKVLNKSSEGAGTDLDMEQFKQQILEEVKKELQKVKEEIITALVKELQSANPTADF, from the exons ATGGC TGAGTCCAGTATCTGTCAGGTGAGAGCAACAGTCATGATGTACGACGAGGCCACTAAGCGCTGGATGCCAGTGGGATCAGACAGTCCCTCCTTCAGCCGTGTCCAGATCTATCACAATCCTGCAGCCAACACCTTCAGAGTGGTGGGCCGAAAACTTCAGGCTGACCAGcag GTGGTGATCAACTGCCCCATTATCAGAGGGATGAAGTACAACCAGGCCACACCAAACTTCCACCAGTGGCGCGATCACAAGCAGGTGTGGGGGATGAACTTTGGCAGCAAAGAGGACGCTGCTTCTTTTGCAGCCTCGATGTTGCACGCACTAGAGGCTCTCAGTGCTGCAGCAG GTCCAGCTCCATGTGGACCCTCTGCACAGGAGCTAGAACAACAGagaag ACTAGAGCAAACGaggcaggaggagcagcagcgggAGAAGGAGCgcctagagagagagaagcaggccTCTGCTGCAGCTTCCCCacttcctccagctcctccagctcccccagctcctccagctccctcagctcctcctgcacCCCCCATACCACCTGCCCCACCCGCACCCCCACCACCTCCATGCCCACCACCTTCAAGTGGATCTGGCCCACCGGcgccaccaccacctcctctgaCTGGGGGCTCTGGCTCAGTCCCACCGGCACCACCCTCACCCCCTGCAGGAGGAAGTTTGGGGGGAAACAATCTCGCTGCAGCTCTGGCCGGAACCAAACTGCGTAAGGCAAAG AATGAGAACGACGCTGCAGCCCCCAAACCAGCACCTGCCTcgagtggaggtggaggtggtaaTCTAATGGGAGAAATGAGTGCCATCCTTGCTAGAAG GAGGAAAGCTGCTGACAGTCCTGCTGCAAAGAAGGAAGAACCTCCCACT GGCGATGTTGACTGCTCACCATCAAAACCCTCAGGACTAAGAG AAATCAATGAAAAACCCAGGGAAAAATGTGCCACCATGCCAAG ACCTAAATCTTCAAGCAACAATCGAAGGGACTCTAATCCATCTCCCAGCGCGTCCACTCCTCCCCCATGTAATGCCACCACTAACGCATTGTCCAG GATGAAGGTGTTGAACAAGAGCTCAGAGGGAGCAGGAACTGACCTTGACATGGAACAATTCAAACAG caAATTCTTGAAGAAGTGAAGAAAGAACTTCAGAAAGTGAAGGAGGAGATTATTACAG CGCTGGTCAAGGAGCTACAAAGTGCAAACCCCACAGCTGACTTCTGA
- the zgc:171929 gene encoding putative transcription factor Ovo-like 1, with the protein MPRSFLVKKKRGPCGAWQWKEPEQHEWKEDDTLECDSVKEQRCSSSPDTQHPITVPQSAATLGHGTAARMRVSLPGGAGGAGGAGADARLNWSTLMLRSSFYHHSALAPVTRAKPRPRTSPGSGDFVCSVCHKIFPLQRMLTRHLKCHSLLKRHPCRYCGKGFNDTFDLKRHMRTHTGIRPYKCELCEKAFTQRCSLESHKRKIHGVHQQYAYRQRRSKIFVCEDCGFTSGRPDEYFLHMRQCHPGSPALRRYYRRQAHDSSSGGGGGGGFASADCKLNPYLLYSNPAYFM; encoded by the exons ATGCCGAGGTCTTTCCTTGTAAAAAAGAAGCGTGGGCCCTGTGGAGCGTGGCAGTGGAAGGAACCGGAACAGCATGAGTGGAAAGAAGATGACACACTTG AATGTGACAGCGTGAAGGAGCAGAGATGCAGCAGCAGTCCCGACACTCAGCATCCCATCACTGTGCCTCAGTCAGCAGCCACTTTAGGACACGGGACAGCAGCAAGAATGAGAGTGTCGTTaccaggaggagcaggaggagcaggaggagcaggggcTGATGCCAGGCTGAACTGGTCCACACTGATGCTCCGGAGCTCCTTCTACCATCACAGTGCACTGGCACCAGTCACCAGAGCCAAG CCACGTCCTCGTACCTCCCCAGGCTCGGGCGACTTTGTGTGCTCGGTGTGCCATAAGATATTCCCTCTGCAGCGTATGTTGACCCGGCACCTCAAGTGCCACAGCCTGCTGAAGAGGCACCCGTGTCGATACTGTGGCAAAGGATTCAACGACACCTTCGACCTCAAAAGGCACATGcgaacacacacag GTATCCGTCCCTACAAGTGTGAGCTGTGCGAGAAAGCCTTCACCCAGCGTTGCTCTCTGGAGTCGCACAAGAGGAAGATTCACGGCGTTCACCAACAGTACGCCTACCGCCAGAGACGCTCCAAGATCTTTGTGTGCGAAGACTGCGGTTTCACCTCTGGCCGCCCTGATGAATATTTCCTCCATATGAGACAGTGTCACCCCGGCAGCCCTGCCCTCCGCAGGTACTACCGCCGCCAGGCCCacgacagcagcagcggcggcggtggcgggGGTGGCTTTGCATCAGCAGACTGTAAACTCAATCCTTATTTGCTGTACTCAAACCCTGCTTACTTTatgtaa